A window of the Egibacter rhizosphaerae genome harbors these coding sequences:
- a CDS encoding IS1634 family transposase, producing the protein MYLRETKRRNRDGSVVSYLALAHNERDPESGTPRARILYNLGRADRVDRAALGRLVDSVGRFLDPEASRAGEVEAAGVPPVVDARPMGTSWVADQLWQRLGIGEAITEAVAGGRVNAAAVERVIFAMVANRLSAEPLSKRAGTRWVAERVFIDGLEAMSDDDCYRAMDRFGDVVGEVQRRVFFSVANLLNLEVDLLFFDSTSTYWETETGDAPADGDDLAGLADDEDGDGDVAAEAVEAAVRTWGRSKDHRPDLPQVVIGMAVTREGIPVRLWTFPGDTSDQKLIRRVKDDLRDWQLGRVIWVLDRGFTSEQNRRYLQRAGGGYIMGEKLRGASSEAAAALGRQGRYRTVAGNLRVKEVRVDDGAGRDRFVVCHNPEAAERDAAVRAAIVARLEDAIADSDGLSAAERAELAGALKTKPGYNRFLRTTPNGYLRLDRAAVRRDAHYDGKYLLRTSDESLTAGDIAEGYKALYAAERGWRDLKTGIDLRPVFHHKPQRIEAHVQLCWLALLLIRVAEHATGDTWRNLRAELDRLHLVTMATNDGHMAQRGELTPGQRDILTALELPTPPRIFDFTPADSAP; encoded by the coding sequence ATGTATTTGCGGGAGACCAAGCGGCGGAACCGGGACGGGTCGGTGGTGTCGTACCTGGCGCTGGCGCACAACGAGCGCGATCCGGAGTCGGGAACGCCGCGGGCGCGGATCTTGTACAACCTCGGCCGGGCCGATCGGGTCGACCGGGCGGCGCTGGGACGGCTGGTCGACAGCGTCGGACGGTTCCTCGATCCCGAGGCGAGCCGGGCAGGCGAGGTCGAGGCGGCGGGGGTGCCGCCGGTGGTCGACGCGCGGCCGATGGGCACCAGCTGGGTTGCTGATCAGCTGTGGCAGCGGCTGGGGATCGGCGAGGCGATCACCGAAGCGGTCGCCGGCGGCCGCGTGAACGCGGCGGCGGTCGAGCGGGTGATCTTCGCGATGGTGGCCAACCGGCTGTCGGCCGAGCCGCTGTCCAAGCGTGCGGGGACCCGCTGGGTGGCCGAGCGGGTGTTCATCGACGGGCTCGAGGCCATGAGCGACGACGACTGCTACCGGGCGATGGACCGGTTCGGCGACGTGGTCGGCGAGGTGCAGCGGCGGGTGTTCTTCAGCGTCGCCAACCTGCTCAACCTCGAGGTCGACCTGCTGTTCTTCGATTCGACGTCGACGTATTGGGAGACCGAGACCGGCGACGCGCCCGCCGACGGCGACGACCTCGCCGGTCTGGCCGACGACGAGGACGGCGACGGGGATGTGGCGGCCGAGGCGGTCGAGGCCGCGGTGCGCACCTGGGGCCGGTCCAAGGACCACCGCCCGGATCTGCCGCAGGTCGTCATCGGCATGGCGGTCACCCGGGAGGGCATCCCGGTCAGGCTGTGGACCTTCCCCGGCGACACCTCCGATCAGAAGCTCATCCGCCGCGTCAAGGACGATCTGCGCGACTGGCAGCTGGGCCGGGTCATCTGGGTGCTCGACCGCGGGTTCACCAGCGAGCAGAACCGCCGGTATCTCCAGCGCGCCGGCGGCGGCTACATCATGGGCGAGAAGCTGCGCGGCGCCTCGAGCGAGGCCGCCGCCGCGCTTGGCCGCCAGGGCCGGTATCGCACGGTGGCGGGCAACCTGCGCGTCAAGGAAGTCAGAGTCGATGACGGCGCCGGCCGCGACCGGTTCGTCGTCTGCCACAACCCCGAGGCCGCCGAGCGCGACGCCGCCGTCCGCGCGGCGATCGTCGCCCGCCTCGAAGACGCAATCGCCGACAGCGACGGCCTCTCGGCTGCCGAGCGCGCCGAGCTCGCCGGCGCGTTGAAGACCAAGCCCGGCTACAACCGGTTCCTGCGCACTACGCCCAACGGCTACCTGCGCCTCGACCGCGCCGCGGTGCGCCGCGACGCCCACTACGACGGCAAGTACCTGCTACGCACCAGCGACGAGTCGCTGACCGCCGGCGACATCGCCGAGGGCTACAAGGCCCTGTACGCCGCCGAGCGCGGCTGGCGCGACCTCAAGACCGGCATCGACCTGCGCCCGGTCTTCCACCACAAGCCCCAGCGCATCGAAGCACACGTCCAGCTGTGCTGGCTGGCGCTGCTGCTCATCCGCGTCGCCGAGCACGCCACCGGCGACACCTGGCGCAACCTGCGAGCCGAGCTCGACCGGCTGCACCTGGTCACCATGGCCACCAACGACGGCCACATGGCCCAACGCGGCGAGCTCACCCCCGGACAGCGCGACATCCTCACCGCCCTCGAACTGCCCACCCCGCCGCGCATCTTCGACTTCACCCCCGCCGACAGCGCCCCGTAA